From the Callithrix jacchus isolate 240 chromosome 22, calJac240_pri, whole genome shotgun sequence genome, the window TCGCTGTTCTCACTCCTTCCCTCCCCGCCTGGTCCCCTTCCCATTGCCCCTAACACGCATGCTTCCTTGTCTCCCTGCAGGGCGGCGGTGGGATGGAGGCGCGCTTCACGCGCGGGAAGTCGGCTCTGCTGGAGCGCGCGCTGGCACGGCCGCGCACCGAGGTGAGCCTGAGCGCCTTCGCACTGCTATTCTCTGAGCTGGTGCAGCACTGCCAGAGCCGCGTCTTCTCCGTGGCTGAGCTGCAGGCGCGCCTAGCGGCCCTGGGCCGCCAGGTGGGAGCGCGTGTGCTGGATGCGCTCGTGGCTCGAGAAAAGGGGGCCCGGCGCGAGACCAAGGTGCTGGGCGCGCTGCTCTTCGTCAAAGGCTCAGTGTGGAAGGCGCTCTTCGGCAAGGAAGCGGACAAGCTGGAGCAGGCCAACGATGACGCGCGCACCTTCTACATCATCGAGCGTGAGCCGCTCATCAACACCTACATCTCCGTGCCCAAGGAGAACAGCACGCTCAACTGTGCCAGCTTCACAGCGGGCATCGTGGAGGCAGTGCTCACACACAGCGGCTTCCCTGCCAAGGTCACGGCGCACTGGCACAAGGGCACCACGCTCATGATCAAGTTCGAGGAGGCGGTCATCGCCCGAGACCGGGCCCTGGAGGGCCGCTAACCCCGCTGGAGATAAAGGATACAGAGAGCCCCCTCCCCAAGTGTGTCTTGTGTCTTGTGTGGGGACCTCAGGTCCACATGTGTTTATAATAGAGTGGGGTGGTGAGGGCGGGACTGGCCATAGGGTTGGGGGTTGagtgaggccaggagtggtggtggggagaAATAAACCAGACAGAAGGAGTTGGTGGGAAATGCTGGCAGGTTCTGGAACCACAGTTGGAGGCTGTCTGCAGGCTGAAGGGGGCATGGTGTTCTGGGAGAGGCATCAACACAAGACAGATGCCTTTAGACTTGGGGTGGGCAAACTGTGCAGAGGGCCAGATGGACAATATTTTATGCCATGtcgtctctcttttttttaatttattgagatggaatctctgtcacctaggctggagtccagtggcacagtcttggctcactgcaacctccacctcctgggttcaagccatcctcctaccgcagtctcctgagtaggggggattacagatgtccaccaccacacctggctgattttttgtatttttagtagagacgaggtttcaccgtgttggccaggctgctcagcactctaaagttaattttaaaacccAGAATGATACAAACATTTTCCgtgttaaaattttcaaataagtgTGGTGCAGTGCTGCACACCTGGAGTCCctgctatttaggaggctgaggcaggaggattgcttgaggccaggggatggagtccagcctgggcaacatagtaagacctcacctaaaaaaatttaaaataaggccaggcgtgatggctcgtgtctgtaatcccagcactttgggaggctgaggtgggcagatcatttgaggctagaagttcaagaccaacctggccaaaatggcaaaacccatctttactaaaaatacaaaaattagccgggcgtggtggcagacacgtgtaatcccagctactcgggaggctaaggcgggaggatcgcttgaacctgggcagcggaggttgaagtgagtcaagatggaaccactggcactccagcctgggcaacacagtgagaccctgtcttagaaaagaaaaaacaaggtaATAGATCATGCCTCAGGTgattctttccctttttgttcATCACACTTGGTTCCTGACCACTTCTCCTCCCCAAGGAAAGTCTTTCCAGGTTTTTTGCGGGAAACCGTGATCCAACCTTCCCTGCTTCCTTTCCCCTGCCCCTAGGATGCGAGTAGACGGGTCTGTTCAGAAAAGGAACTGCAGGTGCTGTCGGCTGCGCTTTCCTCACTGGTTACGAGAAGGGCCAAAAGGGTCGCTGTCGCCTCTTCATTTGCTTAGGATGCTCCATTGGGCTGCCTGGGGGACCAGGGCTGAGGGCTTGGTGAGGGGGCAGTTTCAGTCATCCCAGCAAGAGGCATTGAGCAGGGTGGGCTTCAGCACATCGGGGAGAAGGTGGCGTCCCTAGGGTAAGTGAAACCATTGAGCAGCTGCCACGCATAGCCCAGGACTGATCCTGGAATAGCTGTTGGctggtggaggtggagggaggtACTAGGAGAGGGCTTGGGTAGGGTGACAGCCTGAATCTGGAATGAGGGGGAGGTGTCTATGGGGCCAGCAGATGCACAGGTCTGGGGGTTTGGGGTCTGCAGTTCTGGAGGGAGGTCTGTGTGTCAGAAGCCACAGTCCTGGAtggaggacagagggagggaagcaTGGTGTCTGAGAAGCTGGATTTCAGAGAAAAATGTGGGACACTTTGGGCTAAGCAGCCCCAGGCAGGTCCTCTGAGACCCTGGGGAGAGGAGCTTCCAGGACCTGCCAGGGCAGGGGCCAGAGGCAGGAGGCTAGAATGGCATGGGACCATTCTTCCGGGCTGTGAAGGGGGCCAAGTGAAGGAGGCCGGACAAATccggagggaggaagaggggctgTGGGACTTCGTAAGCTGGGAGTGCAGGGCCCAGGGTCTATTCCCACTCACTGTCCCCACCTGGCCACCAAGGGTGGATTAGGGGGCATGAGGAGAAGGGATAGGTTTGAACAAGGTTATGAGGTTTGAACAGGTTTGAACAGGGTTATGAGGCTGGGCCCGAGTCTGGGGCAATGGAGgatgaagagaaaggagaggagccTGTGGTCCAGCAGCTTCTGATCACAGCAGCTCTAACTTAGGGTGCTTTGGCCTGCAAGGAAGGCCTGCCCTGGACCCTCCAGACAGATGGGTGAAGAGGAGGATGATGATGAGCTGAGCACCAGCCTTTGGTGAGCTGGGCAAGCAGCATCACCTCATTTGACGGGCAGGTTCCAAAAGAAGTCATGTGCCCATGGTCACacagatttattttatatatatatatatatatatatggagagagagagatggagtctcactctgtcacccaggcagtggtgctgtctcagcctcctgggttcaagcgattctcctgcctcagcttcctgagtagctgggactacaggtgctggccaccacgcctagctaattttgtatttttagtaaagacaaacttccaacctcaggtgatccacctgcctcagccttccaaggtgctgggattacaggcttgagacaccacacctgggctTCCCACAGTCTTTTCTTATGGATTTGGACTTGGAGATGGCattgggggaagggaagaggcaCAATGACCCCAGTGTTGGCCTGAGCCACTGGTAGAGGGGTGTGGTGAGGTATGCCCTGCACTCCTGGCCTCCCTCCCATGGCCTCAGGGGCATGGGCTGACCTTGTCCAAGCCTCAGGCTGTAGCACCTCATCCTCCCAGACCCTGAGTGGGGTTAACACCCCAGACCTGGAATGACCTCCAGTTGACGAGGCCAACTCCCCATCAGCCCGTACAGCCAGCCCAGCACTTACTGAGCGCCTCTGTGTACCAAGCCCTGTTCCGGGCACTTCCATGGGTGAACTCATGCCCTTCCTGCCTCAGGGTGGTCCGCTTCCTTCCCTACAATATTCCAAGGCACCACTGGACATCAGAGTCTTCATGTCCTGTACATTCTCCTTGtaataaagcaggaaaaaattaaaatgggagaTAGAATTCTACTTCAGTTGCTCctcaatttgtttcttttttcttttttgtttttgagacggagttttggtctgtagcccaggctggagtgcagtggcgcaatcttggctcactgcaacctctgcctcctgggtttaagtgattctcctgcctcagcctcccaaatagctgggattataggtgcacaccaccacacctggctaatttttgtatattttttagtagagatggggtttcaccatgttggccaggctggtctccaactcctggtctcgagtgatccgcccacttgagcctcccaaagtgctaggattaagcATAAGCAACTTCCAGGTCCTGGAAGCCCCTCACCAAGCCCTCCCCAGGGTCTCAGAGGACCTGCCTGGGGCTGCTTAGCCCAAAGTGTCCCACATTTTTCTCTGAAATCCAGCTTCTCAGACACCAtgcttccctccctctgtcctccaTCCAGGACTGTGGCTTCTGACGCACAGACCTCCCTCCAGAACTGCAGACCCCAAACCCCCAGACCTGTGCATCTGCTGGCCCCATAGACACCTCCCCCTCATTCCAGATTCAGGCTGTCACCCTACCCAAGCCCTCTCCCAGTacctccctccacctccaccagCCAACAGCTATTCCAGGATCAGTCCTGGGCTATGGGTGGCAGCTGCTCAATGGTTTCACTTACCCTAGGGACGCCACCTTCTCCCGGACATGCTGAAGCCCACCCTGCTCAATGCCTCTTGCTGGGATGACTGAAACTGCCCCCTCACCAAGCCCTCAGCCCTGGTCCCCCAGGCAGCCCAATGGAGCAtcctaagcaaatggagaggcgACAGTGACCCCTTTGGCCCTTCTCCTAACCAGTGAGCACCTGCAGTTCCTTTTCTGAACAGACCCGTCTACTCACATCCCAGGGGCAGGGGAAAGGAAGCAGGGAAGGTTGGATCACGGTTTCCCGCAAAAAACCTGGAAAGACTTTTCTTGGGGAGGAGAAGTGGTCAGGAACCAAGTGTGATgaacaaaaagggaaagaatcACCCGAGGCGTGATGTATTACTAGGCATAAGCAACCATGTCTGGTTGctcccaattttctttttctttcttttttaaagtcagggtctcattctgttgctcaggctggagtacagtgacgcaatcttggatCATTGCAGCGTCTGCCTCTGGGGtttatcctgccttagccccctgagtagctaggattacaggcatgtgccaccacacccagctaatttatttttttttttagactgagtttcactcttgttacccaggctggagtgcaatggtgcgatctcggctcaccacaacctccgcctcctgggttcaggcaattctcctgcctcatcctcttgagtagctgggattacaggcacgcaccaccatgcccagctaattttttgtatttttagtagagatggggtttcaccatgttgaccaggatggtctcgatctcttgacctcgtgatccacccgccgcggcctcccaaagtgctgggattacaggcatgagccactgcggccgGCCAAAGATCTGATGTCCCAATTTTCAAAGGTGGTCTCAGGCATCAGACTGGAACTCCCTGCTCCCATGTCCCACACCCAGAGACCAGACCCAGCCAGTCCTCCAAGAAGGGAACAAATGTGGGGGACATGATTGCATTTTACTGATGCAGGCTGGACAGGAGGACTCGCCGCCTGAGCAGGGGGTGCTCAGGTCCTGGGGTGCTGAGGACATGGGGGTGCATCTGGAGAGGGTGGTATTGGGGATACTCCCATCTGGACAGGGTGCTGTTGAGGGGCACTTctggggaggcaggggctgcagaggAGCTGGGATGTGTCAGCTGCCTCCATTTGGGTGGAAGAAAATGTCACAGGGATTTTTCAGCCTCAAAGAGGCGTCCAGGCTGTGGCTGGGGATCTTCAGGGTTTCACTCTGGGCTGGCTGGGTCCATGCTCAAGGGTGGAGAGGGGCAGAGGGGGTAGGCAGGCGGCCATTTTGGTCTGGTTCTGAATCAGGTCCCGGGGACTCCGCGGAACCTTCCCTGGCTGGCAGCGTGCATGTGGCCAGCCGATCGCATACCCAGGTGCCCAGCTTACGGTCGCAGTAGATGTCGTTCCAGTCGCCAGAGCCCCGCATCATCACACAGTCTTCGCCCTGGTTCCGGTTGGTAGGCTCCTCTGGAGCCCAGTTGCTGGAGCAAAATGCTTTGGGTCAGTggatggggtggggagaaggagcCTGGTTCCCAGCAGCCTGGACAGAGCCCTCTGAGCCTGCGCCCTCCCTTCTCACCCCAGGTTCCGCCTTCCTGAGTCTGTGTTTGGGAACCTGTACCTCATTTCGGCGCCCCATACCCTACAGCCCAAGActcacccttctttttttttttgatacagaatcactctgttgcccaggctggagtatagtggtgtgatcggggctcactgcaacctatacctcctgggttcaagcgattctcctgcctcagcctgtcaagaagctgggattacaggttcccaccactgtgcccagctaattttttttttttttttttttttgagactctgtcacccaggctggagtgcggtggcacgatcttggctcaccgcaagctccacctcctgggttcaagcgattctcagccttccaagttgctggtactacaggtgtgtgtcaccacgcctggctaattttttgtatttttagtagagacggagtttcaccgtgttagccaggatgatcttgatctcctgatctcgtgatccattcgcctcagcctcccaaagtcttgggattacaggcatgagccactgcacctgacttaatttttgttgttttgttgttgtttgtagatggagtctcactctgttgcgcaggctggagtgctgtgacgctatctcagctcaccgcaacctctgcctcctgggtttaagcaattctcctgcctcagcctcctgagtagctgggactatagccacccacaaccacgcatggctaattattttattttattttagtagagatgggttttcattgcattgccaaggctgatctcaaactcctgagcccaggcaatccacccgccttggcctcccaaagtgctaggattgcaggcgtgagccatggcgcccggccaatatttgcattttcagtagagacagggtttcgccatgttgaccaggttggtttcgaacttctgacaggtgatccatccacctcggcctcccaaagtgctgggatgacaggtgtgagccactgtgcccagccaaaactcaCTCTTCTAATCTGTGCTTGGAACTTCCTCCCTGACCCCCTTCCTCTATATCCCCTCCTCCAGGCCAGGTTTCCCCCACCCCCTCTGGCTGTCCTCCCCTGCAACCTAGAGCCTTCTCTGAGCCCTCACCCCCTTCCCGAGAGGTTTATCCAGGGAGTTCCTCCCTCCACGGTATTCCCGCCTCCTCCCCTGGATCCCAGAGGTGTCCTCCTCACCTGTAGTCCACAGGGGTCCCGTCCATCCAGATAAACTCCCCCTTCAGGTCCAAGTTCCGAAGACCAATCCAGGAGCCCGTGCGGCTGGCGTGCTTGATCAGGAAGTCCTGGGGGGCAGGACAGGGCTGGAGGACTGGGACATGTGCCTGGGGCTTTCCAGCCCACCTCAAGAGGTCGGGTTGAGTGGGGTGGGGTCCCTCCCACCCTCGCTGTGCTGCCTACCACCTCTGCAGAGCCCGAGCCCACCTGCTCCTCATGGCTGTGGATGCTGACCAGCTGCCCTTCCATGTCTTCACAGGCGTACCGGGCGTGGACCCACTGCTTGGTGCCCTTGCCGAAGTAGTAGCACTTCTGTTGGAAACTGACCCAGTTTTCCGGGCACATGTTGCACACAAAGCCTGGGGTGGAGGAGAGGCTCAGGGGTGGTGCCGAGGGAGGTGCTGTGGGCATCCTGGGCAGAGGAGGTGGCAGCACCTCTTCTAGGGTCACTCCTGGGGTCCTGGCTAAAAGTAGACCCACCCCAGGACCTAATAGATGGCCTCACAGACTGTGTTCTTTGCTGGAGCGATGATACTGACCAGCTTCATGGAAGAAGTACTTCAGTCACCATGGCCACAAACACCTTCGTGGTTAGCAGAGCTGAGTGTCAACCCTCAACACCTCAACTACCGCCAGCATCTCCACAAACACCTCATGGCCAGAAGCGCTACAaacaccaacaccatcaccacaCATTCATGTCCTCAGCTAGAGGTTTCTTCACCACCAACACCATGACCACAAACACATTCATGTCCAACAGTAGTTcaaccaccaacaccatcaccacagacacctcacacctagaatccctcGACCACCAACACCACGACCACAAACACATTCATATCCAACAATCATTcaaccaccaacaccatcaccgCAGACacctcacacctagaatccctcGACCACCAACACCATGACCACAAACACATTCATGTCAAACAGTAGTtcaaccaccaccatcatcaccacagacacctcacacctagaatccctcAACCACCGACACCATGACCACAAACATTCATATCCAACAGTAGCTcaaccaccatcatcaccacagaCACCTCACAGCTAGAACCCCTCAACCACCAA encodes:
- the TRAPPC5 gene encoding trafficking protein particle complex subunit 5 isoform X1, with product MGPGLGLGVRDPRSARFGLSQEAARRGGGGMEARFTRGKSALLERALARPRTEVSLSAFALLFSELVQHCQSRVFSVAELQARLAALGRQVGARVLDALVAREKGARRETKVLGALLFVKGSVWKALFGKEADKLEQANDDARTFYIIEREPLINTYISVPKENSTLNCASFTAGIVEAVLTHSGFPAKVTAHWHKGTTLMIKFEEAVIARDRALEGR
- the TRAPPC5 gene encoding trafficking protein particle complex subunit 5 isoform X2, with amino-acid sequence MEARFTRGKSALLERALARPRTEVSLSAFALLFSELVQHCQSRVFSVAELQARLAALGRQVGARVLDALVAREKGARRETKVLGALLFVKGSVWKALFGKEADKLEQANDDARTFYIIEREPLINTYISVPKENSTLNCASFTAGIVEAVLTHSGFPAKVTAHWHKGTTLMIKFEEAVIARDRALEGR
- the FCER2 gene encoding low affinity immunoglobulin epsilon Fc receptor isoform X1; the protein is MEEGQYSEIEELSRKKGCCRHWTQTMLLGLLTAALWAGLLTLILLWHRDNTQNLKQLEERAARNVSQVSKYFERYQGDQMAQKSQATEISQSLEELRAEQQRMKYDSEMYWNLNRLQADLSSFKSQELNERHAASDSLGRLQEEVRKLLMELQVSRGFVCNMCPENWVSFQQKCYYFGKGTKQWVHARYACEDMEGQLVSIHSHEEQDFLIKHASRTGSWIGLRNLDLKGEFIWMDGTPVDYSNWAPEEPTNRNQGEDCVMMRGSGDWNDIYCDRKLGTWVCDRLATCTLPAREGSAESPGPDSEPDQNGRLPTPSAPLHP
- the FCER2 gene encoding low affinity immunoglobulin epsilon Fc receptor isoform X2, with the translated sequence MNPPSQEIEELSRKKGCCRHWTQTMLLGLLTAALWAGLLTLILLWHRDNTQNLKQLEERAARNVSQVSKYFERYQGDQMAQKSQATEISQSLEELRAEQQRMKYDSEMYWNLNRLQADLSSFKSQELNERHAASDSLGRLQEEVRKLLMELQVSRGFVCNMCPENWVSFQQKCYYFGKGTKQWVHARYACEDMEGQLVSIHSHEEQDFLIKHASRTGSWIGLRNLDLKGEFIWMDGTPVDYSNWAPEEPTNRNQGEDCVMMRGSGDWNDIYCDRKLGTWVCDRLATCTLPAREGSAESPGPDSEPDQNGRLPTPSAPLHP